The genomic segment AGGCCAAGTTTACAAAACTGCTCTTACTGAACCGGGATGATCCTGAGGCAGAATATTATATCAATCAATTCGATCACAAGATTAAGAGCTTTGGTAAAGACCCAGGCTATGATTATTGGCTTAATGATATCCTTGAGACCAGGGAGGGTTTAAGATTTGAGGTCAATCAATTTAAATACCAAATCCCAATTGGGGGAGAGTATAATGCTGATAATGCTCTTGCGGCAATTGCTCTAACAAGTGAGATTGGAGTCGATCAGCAGCGGATAGCCAAAGTCCTCTCGGGGCTAGATCAGATACCCGGCAGATTTGAAAGAATAGAGGCGGGTCAAGAGTTTGGGGTGATAGTTGATTATGCTTATGAACAGGCAGGAATTAGGGGCTTGCTGAAATCTGTTAATAATATCAAGGATCAGGAGTCCGAAGTCTGGGTATTGATAGGTGGACAAGGAGGAGGCCGAGATAAGAAAAAGCGTCCAGAAATAGGAAAGATAGCGATGGAGAATGCTGATAAGGTAGTGATCACAGATGATGATCCTTATGAAGAAGAGCCAATAAATATTATCAAGGATATTGAGAAAGGCGTCAGAGAGGTTTCAAAGGCTAAGAATAAGGACTATTTCCTGATCCAAGATAGAAGGGAAGCAATTGCTTTTGCTCTAAAATCTGCTCAAGCTAAGGATGTAGTGGTCATAGCCTGTAAGGGGGCGGATCAATTGATGATGCGCAAGGGGGGATCAGTGCCTTGGGATGACCGACAAGTAGTAAGAGAAGAGTTGGCAAAGTTGGATTATAAGAGGGGGGACAAGACAGAATAGCTTGATTATCGAGATTACTATATAATACAAGATATGATAAATATTGGTTTGATGCCTTATAGTTTAGGCGGTGGGGTGACAGAAACTGAATCAAGTGCTCAGGCGATTTTTGATCAGCTTTTGCCTCATCTAGAACAAAGAGGGATTGAATATGGTGTCTTGGAAGCTATTACCCCAAATGGCTTACCAAGAGTTAGCAATTCACGAATCAAAAACTACGCTGCATTGATCGGTATGAATAGGTCACTAAAGTCGAGCCTAGTTTCCAGTATTAGTAAAGAAGACCAGATATTATTGACACTCGGGGGAGATCGAGGTTCGATTTTGTCTTCTGCTTTTGCGACCAAAGAACTTTATCCACAAGCAGCAATAGTTTATTTTTCTGGATTTGGGGATAGCTTTATGCCTGGCACTAGCTCAAGTGAGTGGCTAAATAATTCAATTGTTCCTAGCTTACTTGGTAGGGCAGCAGCTAAAGATCTACCCACTAAGGGCTATAGGGATTTTGAGATGATGATTATTGGCCCGCAGTATCTTGAGAGGGTTGAGCTGGAATATATTAAGGGTCAAAATATCAAATACTTTGGAGTCAACCAAATATTAGTAGGAGGATTCAAGCCACTGATTCAGGCAATTCGTCAAACCCTTGGGCACAAGCCCGTTCATGTATTTTTCTCGATGGATACGATGAACTTTCAAGATTTCCCAGGGATCAGTCAGCCCAACCAGGGTGGATTTAGCTACCGTGAGATTAAGCTAATTTTTTCTGAACTAGCCAAAAAGCAGATTAGGGGAATATCTTTTGCTGATCAAGCACCAGAATTCGATCACGAAGAAAGAACATTGACTTTGGCTACAGAGTTAATATTAGATCTCGTAGGCTAAATGGACGGTTGGATTGGATTTTGTTTTAAGATTACTATATAATTAACTTACCAGCTGTTATTGTTGTTCGGACGCGGGGTGGAGCAGTCAGGTAGCTCGTCGGGCTCATAACCCGGAGGTCGTAGGTTCAAATCCTACCCCCGCAACCATCCCCGTAGTGGGGTGAAAATTCACAAGACCGATATCTTCGTCATGGCGACATTTCAATAGTAGGCTCAAGAATACCGACTATTAGCCAAATATAAACTCTAGCCAATGTAGATAGTTTGCTTTTTTACTTCTTATCTCTGGGTTTGCTGTGGTCTGGGTTGGTTCTTCTCCAGGAATGATGATAACATTTTCGTTTTCTTTTTTGAGTCCAAGTCTAGCCCTAGCCTCACGCTCCTGGTAGGAATCAGATTTGTAATATTCCAACTGATATTTTAGCTGATTATTCTCTTCTTCTAGGGTACTAATGTCAGTCTCAAGATTTGAGATCTGGGGATTAAAAAACCTTGCACTTGAGCTAACCCTGATCAC from the Candidatus Saccharibacteria bacterium genome contains:
- a CDS encoding arginase family protein; translation: MINIGLMPYSLGGGVTETESSAQAIFDQLLPHLEQRGIEYGVLEAITPNGLPRVSNSRIKNYAALIGMNRSLKSSLVSSISKEDQILLTLGGDRGSILSSAFATKELYPQAAIVYFSGFGDSFMPGTSSSEWLNNSIVPSLLGRAAAKDLPTKGYRDFEMMIIGPQYLERVELEYIKGQNIKYFGVNQILVGGFKPLIQAIRQTLGHKPVHVFFSMDTMNFQDFPGISQPNQGGFSYREIKLIFSELAKKQIRGISFADQAPEFDHEERTLTLATELILDLVG
- a CDS encoding septum formation initiator family protein, with the protein product MNEFLDLNNRNTQKIIILIGTLIILYLVFAVIRVSSSARFFNPQISNLETDISTLEEENNQLKYQLEYYKSDSYQEREARARLGLKKENENVIIIPGEEPTQTTANPEIRSKKANYLHWLEFIFG
- the murE gene encoding UDP-N-acetylmuramyl-tripeptide synthetase; the encoded protein is MKTSIKKLLPERLINGYHLGWAVLANIWYRYPSREITVIALNGSKGKTTSANMIRQILGSDGTKVGLISTANIVVGEEERLNSYHMTMPGRAIIQKLIREMVEQGCKYLILEVTSEGQVQYRHWGLDIDYLVYLNLMDERQEAHHFNYNQLREDNSRVFRMVSRQNTKKKFQAKFTKLLLLNRDDPEAEYYINQFDHKIKSFGKDPGYDYWLNDILETREGLRFEVNQFKYQIPIGGEYNADNALAAIALTSEIGVDQQRIAKVLSGLDQIPGRFERIEAGQEFGVIVDYAYEQAGIRGLLKSVNNIKDQESEVWVLIGGQGGGRDKKKRPEIGKIAMENADKVVITDDDPYEEEPINIIKDIEKGVREVSKAKNKDYFLIQDRREAIAFALKSAQAKDVVVIACKGADQLMMRKGGSVPWDDRQVVREELAKLDYKRGDKTE